In Lactococcus garvieae subsp. garvieae, the following proteins share a genomic window:
- a CDS encoding glycoside hydrolase family 38 C-terminal domain-containing protein encodes MKKVYTVAHTHWDFEWYFTRQEARVQFIFHMDEVLDALESNQLDFYTLDGQMSIVEDYLSLFPEKEKQLKKFVQAGRLFVGPWFTQIDEMTTSGESIVRNLRTGIREAEELGSAMRIGYLPDSFGQSQDMPKIYQGFDIQHALFWRGMPNEANTRYFYWSSNDGSKVLTANIKNGYYAGVDLVEKNDFSDLVERISTHTKSNAHLLPVGGDQRAVDFNLKTRIDKANQEIEDSTVFIESNYPQFFKALEKEAQAFLDIKGEFIEPTDSKIHRGIYASRYDLKQVYDQLERLLTYQLEPMSVLASPYGIAVKQGLIDSLWKIVSRGQAHDSAGGCNSDKTNRDIYMRGINGLQEAQSCMDYLLRKLSVSLNRDQEDSLFMWNPLPFELKVIKKVKLSTQNKHFSLTDKNGEKVAFELIEQKTENAALLRRNPEEMLDERYYVSTIALECTLPAMGYVHYHVSDEEDKAKTLKKSARIENDFYQIEFTEGNFNLYLKKNGKKYLDFLSFEDGGDEGDTYDYSPAFADWILNLNFKNSQTSHVEQGELLSRIIVEGEWELPYNLESRKEQILDGQVTYALTLELNKQDNRIQLRLHVNNKVLDHRLRLVLKTDVQSAFSTSDTPFGIIDRPIEEKHLQDWRARGYKEEPTSMRPLIHFANLHDAKTSWSFLSKGTKDFQVLAKAQQELAITIFRGVGYLGRPDTKRRPGDASGLQTREVETPDSQLLGDVFFEGSIVIDTNFDAAALQNQYLLTTQENIYYQTQTINRFSTPIEYFPINKKKLEFKEQQVVVLENIEVAFSSMESSIDQTGIQLRLYNPCDTAQGMPGVIKLQEPAAIKLLNLEGKIIGSLENSTKELKMAEFRPGEIRTYGIFFNKQ; translated from the coding sequence ATGAAAAAAGTATATACTGTTGCACATACCCACTGGGATTTTGAATGGTATTTTACAAGACAAGAAGCACGTGTGCAATTTATTTTTCACATGGATGAAGTTCTAGACGCTTTGGAAAGCAATCAGTTGGATTTTTATACTTTAGATGGTCAAATGTCAATTGTTGAAGATTATCTCAGTCTCTTTCCGGAAAAAGAAAAGCAGCTGAAAAAATTTGTCCAGGCAGGCAGACTGTTTGTAGGACCTTGGTTCACACAAATTGATGAAATGACAACTTCTGGTGAATCAATAGTGAGAAATCTGCGTACGGGTATCCGTGAAGCAGAAGAACTGGGAAGTGCGATGAGAATTGGCTATTTGCCAGACTCTTTCGGACAAAGTCAAGACATGCCAAAAATTTATCAAGGCTTTGATATTCAGCACGCCCTTTTTTGGCGCGGAATGCCGAATGAAGCGAACACGCGCTACTTTTATTGGTCAAGCAACGATGGTTCAAAAGTTCTGACAGCCAACATTAAAAATGGTTACTATGCGGGAGTGGATTTAGTAGAAAAGAACGATTTTTCAGACCTTGTCGAAAGAATTTCCACGCATACAAAGAGTAACGCGCATCTCTTACCGGTAGGAGGAGATCAGCGTGCTGTTGATTTTAATTTAAAAACAAGGATTGATAAGGCAAATCAGGAAATTGAAGATTCAACAGTGTTTATTGAAAGTAATTATCCGCAATTTTTCAAGGCACTCGAAAAAGAAGCCCAAGCATTTCTAGATATCAAGGGCGAGTTTATTGAGCCAACAGATTCAAAAATTCACCGTGGTATTTATGCGTCACGTTATGACTTAAAGCAAGTCTATGATCAACTTGAACGTCTCTTAACTTATCAGTTAGAACCAATGTCTGTTTTAGCGTCACCTTATGGCATTGCTGTTAAACAAGGTCTAATAGATAGCCTGTGGAAGATAGTAAGCCGTGGTCAAGCACACGATAGTGCTGGCGGCTGTAATAGTGATAAAACCAACCGCGATATCTATATGCGTGGCATAAATGGCCTACAGGAAGCCCAGTCTTGTATGGACTATCTGCTCAGAAAATTAAGTGTTTCACTCAATAGGGATCAGGAAGATAGTCTGTTTATGTGGAATCCTCTCCCCTTTGAGCTTAAAGTGATAAAGAAAGTCAAACTTTCTACACAAAATAAACATTTTTCACTCACGGACAAGAATGGCGAGAAAGTAGCTTTTGAACTTATTGAGCAAAAAACAGAAAACGCAGCATTACTTCGTAGAAACCCTGAGGAGATGCTTGATGAACGTTACTATGTAAGTACCATTGCTTTAGAATGCACCTTGCCAGCTATGGGCTATGTACATTATCACGTCAGTGATGAGGAAGACAAAGCCAAAACACTGAAAAAGTCAGCAAGGATTGAAAATGATTTTTATCAGATTGAATTTACTGAGGGGAATTTCAACCTTTACCTTAAGAAGAATGGTAAAAAATATTTAGATTTTCTCTCTTTTGAAGATGGAGGAGATGAAGGAGATACCTACGATTATTCACCAGCCTTTGCGGATTGGATTTTAAATCTGAACTTTAAAAACAGTCAAACTTCTCATGTGGAACAAGGAGAATTACTAAGTCGAATAATTGTAGAAGGGGAATGGGAGCTTCCTTACAATCTGGAATCACGTAAAGAACAAATACTTGATGGACAGGTTACATATGCATTAACTTTAGAGCTTAATAAACAGGATAATCGGATTCAGCTTCGCCTACATGTCAATAATAAAGTTCTCGATCATCGCTTACGCTTAGTACTTAAAACAGATGTTCAATCTGCGTTTTCGACCAGCGACACACCTTTTGGTATTATCGATCGACCAATTGAAGAAAAGCATTTGCAAGATTGGCGTGCAAGAGGATATAAAGAAGAACCTACAAGTATGCGCCCCTTGATTCACTTCGCCAATCTTCATGATGCGAAGACAAGTTGGAGTTTCCTAAGTAAGGGAACAAAAGATTTCCAAGTTCTTGCTAAGGCGCAACAAGAGCTTGCCATTACGATATTTAGAGGCGTGGGTTACCTAGGAAGACCAGATACGAAAAGACGTCCAGGAGATGCCTCTGGTTTGCAAACTAGAGAAGTTGAAACACCTGATAGCCAACTTTTAGGAGATGTTTTCTTTGAAGGGAGTATCGTGATAGACACTAATTTTGATGCTGCAGCTCTCCAAAATCAGTACTTACTCACCACACAAGAAAATATATATTACCAAACACAGACAATCAATCGCTTCAGCACACCAATAGAATATTTCCCCATAAACAAGAAAAAACTAGAATTCAAAGAGCAACAGGTGGTAGTTTTAGAAAATATTGAAGTTGCCTTCAGCAGCATGGAAAGCAGTATCGATCAAACAGGTATACAATTACGGCTATATAATCCCTGTGATACGGCTCAAGGCATGCCGGGAGTTATTAAACTTCAAGAGCCAGCAGCAATTAAACTCTTAAACTTGGAAGGTAAAATTATTGGCAGTCTTGAAAATTCTACAAAAGAGCTCAAAATGGCAGAATTTAGACCGGGAGAAATAAGAACTTATGGTATCTTTTTCAACAAACAGTAG
- a CDS encoding glycoside hydrolase family 125 protein: MVSFSTNSRRTKELIKQEELISKIKKHAESIRLWDDRATSLFQHAIVDTISNTVSVRENGEIFVATGDIPAMWLRDSTFQILPYLEMADSIPEITSLVHGVLKQQMRYINHDPYANAFNKEPTDSHYSQDVSNVPISPLVWERKFEIDSLCAPLFLAYQLYKHTGYSAHLKEDYWETVERVLDTFIKEQHHESSDYIFKRTNCPPSDTLSHEGRGEPIGYTGMVWSAFRPSDDACKYGYFIPGNCFILVVLDQLLELLPEHLSPRLESKIKKLQEEITEGIQTYGLVSSEKNPYYAYEVDGLGQQLFMDDANVPSLLSLPFLGYCRAEDPLYIKTREKCLSEENPYYYVGQYLQGIGSPHTPPRYVWSIALAMEGLTTENIDKMKKQIETIVATDGGTGQCHEGIDVDNPNNYTREWFSWSNMTYCQLVFRYLKLSQNK, encoded by the coding sequence ATGGTATCTTTTTCAACAAACAGTAGGAGGACAAAGGAGTTGATAAAACAAGAAGAGTTAATCTCCAAGATTAAAAAACATGCAGAATCCATTCGACTGTGGGATGACCGAGCAACATCACTTTTTCAACATGCCATAGTGGATACTATTTCAAACACCGTTTCAGTGCGTGAAAACGGGGAGATATTTGTTGCCACTGGAGATATACCAGCAATGTGGCTGAGAGATTCTACCTTTCAAATACTTCCATATTTGGAAATGGCAGATTCTATTCCGGAAATAACATCTCTGGTTCACGGGGTATTGAAGCAACAAATGCGCTATATTAATCATGATCCTTATGCAAATGCTTTTAATAAAGAACCAACGGACAGTCATTATAGTCAAGATGTCTCCAATGTTCCCATATCGCCTTTAGTCTGGGAAAGAAAATTTGAGATTGACTCCTTGTGTGCCCCATTATTCCTGGCTTATCAACTCTACAAGCATACAGGCTATAGCGCGCACCTTAAGGAGGATTATTGGGAAACTGTTGAACGGGTTCTCGATACCTTTATTAAGGAGCAGCATCATGAAAGCTCAGACTATATTTTTAAAAGAACAAATTGCCCGCCATCCGATACACTTTCCCATGAAGGACGAGGAGAACCAATTGGTTATACAGGTATGGTCTGGAGTGCATTTAGGCCAAGTGATGATGCGTGTAAGTACGGTTATTTTATTCCAGGAAATTGCTTTATTTTAGTGGTTTTGGACCAACTTTTGGAGCTTCTTCCGGAGCACCTCTCTCCGAGGTTAGAAAGCAAAATAAAGAAACTTCAAGAAGAAATAACAGAAGGTATTCAAACATATGGTTTAGTTTCGTCTGAAAAAAATCCGTATTATGCCTATGAGGTTGATGGTTTAGGTCAACAACTCTTTATGGATGATGCAAATGTACCAAGTCTACTTTCCTTGCCTTTCCTCGGCTATTGTAGAGCTGAAGATCCTCTTTATATAAAAACGAGAGAAAAATGCTTGAGTGAAGAAAATCCCTATTATTATGTTGGACAATATTTGCAGGGTATCGGTAGCCCGCACACTCCGCCACGTTATGTGTGGTCAATAGCTTTAGCTATGGAAGGATTGACGACAGAAAATATAGACAAAATGAAAAAGCAGATAGAGACAATCGTTGCCACAGATGGTGGAACTGGTCAGTGCCATGAAGGAATTGATGTGGACAATCCAAATAATTACACCCGCGAATGGTTCTCTTGGTCAAACATGACCTATTGTCAATTGGTTTTTCGATACTTAAAGTTGAGTCAAAACAAATAA
- a CDS encoding rhodanese-like domain-containing protein, with translation MFGLFTKIKSITTTELATHLRNNQIKEEIIDVREPYEYKKGHIRGARNIPLGQVSAAALAPDKKYFVICQSGMRSKKASKILSKMNYDVTNVTGGMMSWHGKVTRKV, from the coding sequence ATGTTTGGATTATTTACTAAAATTAAAAGTATAACGACAACAGAGCTTGCTACACATCTGAGAAATAATCAGATAAAAGAAGAAATTATTGATGTGCGAGAACCTTACGAATATAAAAAAGGCCATATTAGGGGGGCTAGAAACATTCCTTTAGGCCAAGTTTCTGCTGCAGCATTAGCACCCGATAAAAAGTATTTTGTGATTTGTCAATCAGGGATGAGGTCGAAAAAAGCTTCTAAAATACTTTCAAAAATGAATTACGATGTAACAAACGTGACCGGCGGTATGATGTCGTGGCATGGTAAAGTGACAAGAAAAGTTTAA
- a CDS encoding ROK family protein, with protein MALITIDVGGSSIKYSLFSEGKLGEVKSKQTPDNLEDYYSCLKDIVREMRQESKNITGVAMSSPGAVNQATGYIEGFSALPYIHGFNIHHALEEKLGLPLAIENDANCAALAEVAFGAAKHLQNVLFLVLGTGVGGAVVINGKIHHGKHLFGGEFGFMLMDEKHTFSDLGTAVNMAKRYNQRCSTNLTGQEVFRRARQEKDSLAQEEMECFTFNVAKGIYNLQYAFDPELIVIGGAISQAEWLVPELNKQMNKIIRTLEIPPFLPEIKVCHYRNSANLIGAAVNFHQNKS; from the coding sequence ATGGCATTGATAACGATTGATGTTGGGGGAAGCAGCATTAAATATAGTCTTTTCTCTGAAGGAAAATTAGGAGAAGTCAAGTCGAAACAAACACCTGATAACCTTGAAGATTATTACAGCTGTCTGAAGGACATTGTGCGTGAAATGAGACAAGAGAGTAAAAATATAACTGGTGTTGCGATGAGTTCTCCTGGAGCAGTTAATCAGGCAACAGGATATATTGAAGGATTCAGCGCCTTACCTTATATTCACGGGTTTAATATCCATCACGCCTTAGAAGAAAAGCTTGGCTTGCCTTTGGCTATAGAAAATGATGCCAATTGTGCTGCTCTTGCTGAAGTTGCTTTTGGCGCAGCAAAGCATCTACAAAATGTACTTTTTCTAGTGCTTGGTACAGGAGTAGGTGGAGCTGTTGTTATCAACGGAAAAATTCATCATGGAAAACATCTTTTTGGCGGTGAATTTGGTTTTATGTTGATGGATGAAAAACATACTTTTTCGGATCTGGGCACAGCGGTAAACATGGCGAAACGTTACAATCAAAGGTGCAGTACAAATCTGACAGGTCAAGAGGTCTTTAGACGAGCGAGACAGGAAAAGGATAGCCTTGCGCAAGAAGAGATGGAATGTTTTACATTTAATGTTGCAAAAGGTATTTATAATCTCCAGTATGCCTTTGATCCTGAACTTATTGTCATCGGTGGAGCAATTTCACAAGCGGAGTGGCTGGTCCCAGAACTGAACAAACAGATGAACAAGATAATCAGGACTTTAGAAATACCACCCTTTTTGCCTGAGATTAAGGTTTGTCACTATCGCAATTCAGCAAATCTCATAGGGGCAGCCGTAAATTTTCACCAAAATAAAAGTTAA
- a CDS encoding MFS transporter: MNKNKKFHLLGAVIATGLLSFSGVLIETAMNVTFPQLITEFGLSTSKIQWVTTIYLLAIAIIIPLSSYFNQRFSSRKLFISGNLLFFLGVLINCFSPNFTLLLAGRLLQGVGTGIALPLMFHLILTKAPLEKRGMMMGLGTVTTSIAPAIGPTYGGIISNALDWRYIYIFLLPLIVVSLIIGLSSLPEEKKHTTKRLALQPVLALSVMFFVFISALSAEQILTFVILFIVGIISALLFVYYNRKETLIELAILRHRKFVALLFTLLVYQGLLLGLSFILPNFIQVSAGYSSAVAGLFMFPGALVGAILAPISGKILDQVGAKKPITFGLLTASLGIILLFVFLPTQSLVLLLIAHIVMMLGLGVSYSNLMTSSLSTLSPEELSDGNALVNTSQQFIGAIATALVANILSVFQHAQGFKEGTQFGTSVILVIFFVLVILGLIASYSALKNKKN, encoded by the coding sequence ATGAATAAAAACAAAAAATTTCATCTCTTAGGTGCTGTCATTGCTACCGGACTCTTGTCTTTTTCAGGGGTATTAATCGAAACAGCGATGAACGTGACCTTCCCTCAATTGATTACTGAGTTTGGACTAAGCACTTCCAAGATACAATGGGTCACCACTATCTACCTATTAGCAATTGCGATTATTATTCCTTTGTCTTCATACTTTAATCAGCGCTTCTCGTCTCGTAAGCTCTTCATATCTGGGAATCTTCTTTTCTTCCTCGGTGTCCTGATTAATTGCTTTTCACCTAACTTTACACTTTTGTTGGCAGGACGCCTTTTACAAGGGGTCGGAACTGGTATTGCTTTACCTTTAATGTTCCACCTTATCTTAACTAAGGCGCCTCTGGAAAAACGTGGCATGATGATGGGATTGGGAACAGTCACAACATCAATTGCGCCTGCCATTGGGCCAACTTATGGTGGTATCATCTCAAACGCATTGGATTGGCGCTATATTTATATCTTTTTACTTCCCTTAATCGTTGTATCCCTAATTATTGGTCTTTCTTCACTTCCTGAAGAGAAGAAACACACAACAAAAAGACTGGCGCTACAACCAGTCTTGGCACTTTCTGTCATGTTTTTCGTCTTCATTTCAGCCTTGAGTGCCGAACAAATTTTGACCTTTGTCATTCTCTTTATTGTTGGTATTATAAGTGCCCTACTCTTTGTTTATTATAATCGTAAAGAAACACTGATCGAATTAGCTATATTACGTCATCGTAAATTTGTCGCCCTACTCTTTACCCTTCTGGTGTATCAAGGTCTTCTTTTAGGTTTATCCTTTATTTTACCGAACTTTATCCAAGTTTCTGCAGGCTATAGTTCTGCTGTAGCTGGACTCTTTATGTTTCCAGGCGCTCTTGTTGGTGCAATCCTCGCTCCAATTTCTGGAAAAATTTTGGATCAGGTTGGTGCGAAGAAGCCAATCACCTTTGGTTTATTGACTGCAAGCTTGGGAATCATTTTACTTTTTGTTTTCCTCCCAACGCAGTCACTTGTGTTGTTATTGATTGCTCACATCGTTATGATGCTTGGATTAGGTGTATCCTACAGCAACTTAATGACCAGCAGTTTAAGTACACTTTCACCTGAAGAACTCTCAGACGGAAATGCATTAGTCAATACATCACAGCAATTTATCGGAGCCATTGCAACTGCCTTGGTAGCCAACATTCTTTCTGTCTTTCAACATGCTCAAGGGTTTAAAGAAGGTACCCAATTTGGAACTTCAGTCATTCTGGTCATCTTCTTCGTATTAGTCATCCTGGGACTGATTGCAAGTTATTCTGCATTGAAAAATAAGAAAAATTAA
- a CDS encoding rhodanese-like domain-containing protein, with protein sequence MRTITMQELVEVMKDEADIIDVREAFEYEAGHVPTARNIPMSEIESRIAEVNVGSYIICQSGARSAQVTQWLAANDIDVINVLGGTNAWDGCLASKEK encoded by the coding sequence ATGCGAACAATTACAATGCAAGAATTAGTAGAAGTAATGAAGGACGAGGCAGATATTATTGACGTCCGAGAAGCTTTTGAATATGAAGCTGGACATGTACCAACAGCACGTAATATACCCATGAGCGAGATAGAAAGCCGTATTGCCGAAGTTAATGTAGGGAGCTATATTATCTGTCAATCCGGTGCTCGCTCAGCACAGGTCACCCAATGGCTTGCTGCCAATGATATTGATGTCATTAATGTTTTAGGCGGTACAAATGCTTGGGACGGTTGCTTGGCCAGTAAGGAGAAATGA
- a CDS encoding EndoS/ChiA family endoglycosidase codes for MKKIKRYILGLLTVGLGILIFGPISAQAQEESQQAKTMVYYRAWRDKEMKGVNTSLTDENWLSMDDIPYGIDIVNVFSYVPQGQENAAAPFFKKLKQSYVPNLHARGVKLTKAIDYSELLKIPYAGNFPTAEEFDAYANKLLDEHVRQYGLDGLDIDMETYPSATDIALSNGVIRALSKYIGPLAKNGTVFVYDTNGSNLNPLKDVADSFTYLGYQQYGSDDTRTARAIKDYTGVIPKEQFMPGLAFPEEQDSNRWYDANEPYEESNIYKVAKYTAENKLYGMFLYALDRDGRTYNNFDLNHIVPSNFLWTKTAILQAKGFSLQEAKNIALHHWERVGQGTENYQAALNKINQAQSIYEVNKVLLGSSDDFANDGVSLQYDPMYELQLMK; via the coding sequence ATGAAAAAAATTAAACGCTATATTTTGGGTTTGCTTACCGTTGGACTTGGTATACTTATTTTTGGCCCAATTTCTGCTCAGGCACAAGAAGAAAGCCAGCAAGCGAAGACCATGGTTTACTACCGAGCATGGCGTGATAAGGAAATGAAAGGTGTCAATACCAGCCTTACAGACGAAAATTGGTTAAGTATGGATGATATTCCTTATGGAATTGATATTGTCAATGTTTTTAGCTATGTTCCTCAAGGCCAAGAAAATGCTGCCGCACCCTTCTTTAAAAAGCTCAAACAATCCTATGTTCCTAACTTACATGCCCGAGGTGTAAAGTTAACTAAGGCAATTGATTATTCGGAGCTTTTAAAAATTCCTTATGCAGGAAACTTTCCGACCGCAGAAGAATTTGATGCTTATGCTAATAAATTGTTAGATGAGCATGTACGCCAGTATGGACTTGATGGTTTAGATATTGACATGGAAACTTATCCAAGCGCTACAGATATTGCTCTTTCAAATGGTGTTATTCGTGCATTATCAAAATATATCGGGCCTCTTGCAAAGAACGGAACAGTGTTTGTTTATGATACAAATGGTTCCAATCTTAATCCCTTAAAAGATGTTGCAGACAGTTTTACATACCTTGGTTACCAACAATATGGGTCAGATGACACACGTACAGCCAGAGCAATAAAAGATTATACTGGTGTGATTCCAAAAGAACAATTTATGCCTGGTTTAGCTTTTCCGGAAGAGCAAGACAGCAACAGATGGTACGATGCTAATGAACCTTACGAAGAAAGTAACATTTACAAAGTAGCAAAATATACAGCAGAAAATAAACTGTATGGTATGTTTCTCTATGCTTTGGACCGTGACGGAAGAACATATAACAATTTTGATTTAAACCATATTGTACCTTCAAACTTCCTTTGGACGAAAACAGCCATTTTACAGGCCAAAGGCTTTAGTCTGCAGGAGGCCAAAAATATAGCACTCCATCATTGGGAGCGCGTGGGACAAGGCACAGAGAATTATCAGGCCGCTTTAAATAAGATTAATCAAGCCCAGTCGATTTATGAAGTGAATAAAGTCTTACTTGGCTCAAGCGATGATTTTGCCAATGATGGTGTAAGTCTTCAATATGATCCAATGTACGAATTACAACTCATGAAGTGA
- a CDS encoding glycoside hydrolase family 1 protein, with the protein MKIEFPKDFWWGAATSGPQTEGRFKKKHDNVFDYDFDHYSERFWGSIGPDTTSNFYNDFEEDIRLMQKAGLNSIRTSIQWSRLIEDFETGKTDPQAVAFYNRVIDTFLAAGIRPMMNLHHFDLPVELLHKYGGWESKKVAQLFAQFAEQCFRLFGDRVTEWFTHNEPIVVVECGYLLGFHYPDLKDGKKAVQVAYNLQLASSLAIERFRKINKNAQAKIGIILNLTPNYAKDEEIQNLKAAHFADLWQNQLFLDASVKGYFPQELVNILEQDGVLWESTTEELEIIKDNTVDFLGVNYYHPSRVQEPEFSSDSLAQDWLPEKYYASFNKRGVRMNADRGWEIHPQTIYNIAKTIQNDYNNIPWFISENGMGVENEARFEDKEGIIQDDYRIQFMTEHLYYLHQAISEGSACLGYHTWTPIDCWSWRNSYKNRYGLISLDVHKQIKKLKKSAHWYRKVSESSSIDIEETLLQKLKEDEKWH; encoded by the coding sequence ATGAAAATAGAATTTCCAAAAGATTTTTGGTGGGGCGCAGCGACAAGTGGTCCACAAACTGAAGGACGTTTCAAGAAAAAACACGATAATGTTTTCGATTATGACTTTGATCATTATAGTGAACGATTTTGGGGCTCCATTGGCCCAGATACGACCAGTAATTTCTATAATGATTTCGAAGAAGATATCCGTTTGATGCAGAAAGCTGGACTCAATAGTATTAGAACAAGTATTCAGTGGTCTAGACTTATTGAAGATTTTGAGACGGGAAAGACTGATCCTCAAGCGGTGGCTTTTTATAACCGCGTGATTGATACTTTTTTAGCCGCTGGCATTCGGCCCATGATGAACTTACATCATTTTGATCTACCTGTGGAGCTTCTCCATAAATATGGCGGCTGGGAAAGTAAAAAAGTGGCCCAACTCTTTGCTCAGTTTGCAGAGCAATGTTTCCGCTTATTTGGCGACCGAGTAACGGAGTGGTTTACACATAATGAACCCATAGTAGTTGTCGAATGTGGCTATCTTTTAGGTTTCCATTATCCTGACCTTAAAGATGGTAAAAAAGCAGTTCAAGTTGCCTATAATCTACAATTGGCTTCCAGTTTAGCTATTGAAAGATTTAGAAAAATAAATAAAAACGCCCAAGCTAAGATTGGTATTATTCTCAATTTAACACCTAATTATGCCAAGGACGAAGAAATACAGAATCTCAAAGCAGCTCACTTTGCTGATTTGTGGCAAAATCAACTGTTTTTGGATGCCTCAGTAAAAGGATATTTCCCACAAGAACTCGTAAATATATTAGAGCAAGATGGAGTTTTGTGGGAAAGTACGACCGAAGAGCTTGAAATTATAAAGGACAATACAGTGGATTTTCTAGGAGTAAATTATTACCACCCAAGTCGTGTTCAAGAGCCAGAGTTTTCGAGTGACAGTTTAGCTCAGGATTGGCTGCCTGAAAAATATTATGCCTCCTTTAACAAAAGAGGCGTACGTATGAATGCAGACAGAGGCTGGGAGATTCACCCACAGACGATTTATAACATAGCGAAAACGATACAAAATGACTATAATAATATCCCATGGTTCATCTCCGAAAATGGTATGGGTGTCGAAAACGAAGCACGTTTTGAGGATAAAGAGGGGATTATCCAAGATGATTATCGTATTCAATTTATGACGGAGCACCTTTACTATTTACACCAAGCAATATCCGAAGGTTCAGCCTGCTTAGGTTATCACACATGGACACCAATAGATTGTTGGAGCTGGCGTAATTCGTATAAAAACCGCTATGGATTAATTTCCTTGGATGTTCACAAACAAATCAAGAAACTAAAAAAATCAGCACATTGGTATCGCAAAGTTTCAGAAAGTTCTAGTATTGATATCGAAGAAACACTGTTGCAAAAACTGAAAGAGGATGAAAAATGGCATTGA